The Yamadazyma tenuis chromosome 2, complete sequence sequence ATGGGAAGCTTCCTTCCTGTTCGGTATGTCAGTCCTTGGGAATACCCTGTGTGTACTCGGAAACGAACCTCCAAGTATATCAAACTAGTATGATTCAGCAGATCGACAAGATAAATCAACTCGAGGACCTGATGAGAAGTTTGAACGAAGAGTTAGCGATGTTGAAATCAGGCATTTTGAACTCTCAAGTTAACGAGTCTACAAACTACCAGGAAAAGCTACAGGCACAAGCATTCGTGGATCCTTTGTTGGCTCTTGTAAAGCATCCTCCCAGCGAAAGCTTGTACATTGGGCCATCTGCTGTTATCTCTAAAGTTCATGCCATTCGGAAGATTCTCACCAATGACAaggatatcatcaagaatcCATTGtaccaaatcaaacacaaGCCCATTGAAGAGGTACGTGAATATCCCCCCGCAAAGGGCACAGAAGACTTATTTGTTGAATGTTATTTGACATTTTCTAGAAACAGATACcatttcattgaaaaatcAGATGTCACAAAGATATTCAGTAAGACACCCTTGACAAGAGACAAGTGGGAAACATTTGTGACCTATATTGTTTTGGCCAATGGGTGTAGGATGGCagaattggccaaattAGCCATGCTGCCCTCTCCAAAATTCTATTTTGAAAAGGCGTTTGAGATGCTTGGTCAGCTACCAGTTTTGAATCCAATGCAACAGATCCAAGTTTGTATGTCCCTTGCGTTGTATCTACATTACAGCTATGATTATCTCAACCCATTTGTCATGAATGTATGGGAGCTTTCCGGGATGGCCATAAGAAAAATGGTTCAATTGGGTTATCATAAAGCCAGACCCATAGATTTGAAAACATGTATACAAGTGGAGCTTGAAAAGAGACTCTTTTGGTCTGTGTATGCGTTTGACCGACTTCTTACTCTTTCTTTGGGTCGTCCAGCTTCCCTTCCTGATTCAGAAATAGAAGTACCCTTCCCATTGAGTCTCGAGAGTGTGGATGAATTCTCAAATGAACTAATACTTCAAtggcaacaacaacaagaatcGGAAGCTGACTTTAAGCTTCCTGTAACTTCTATAACATACCTCGTTGAAACATGCCGAGTCAGGGCCATTGAGAGCAGGATTAATAATTTTGCCTATGGGGAAAAATCACAGGATCAGGAAGATTTCAATACGATAAACAACTCATTGGAAGCGTGGATTTCCAACGTTCCATCTAGAAAGGAGTTTAGTGAAGGATTAAGAAACGAAGTGCCGTTTGACTACTTGCTTCTTCTATACCACAGagccaagttgttcttgcTATTACCCAAGATTACATCTTCGGTAAAGACTGATGTTGCAAACAGACACTCAATATTGTTGCAGACACTAACAGCTTCAGGAGGCATTTGTAAGGCattcaagaagattcaaAGGGACTCCATTTTTGGATTCAGTACGTTTTCTTTGCACACGATTTTCTTGGCCGGTGTGACATTAATATACTGTATTTGGGCAATGGAAAGACCTCCATACATTAAAGCTCACAACGATTTGAGGGCATGTTCCAATCTTCTCTATTCTTTCTCCGAAAGAGCCAGTGAAGCAGAAATATATCGGGTGTTGTTCGAAAACTTGGCTGAAAGCATCTTGTACAATGctgatgttgaagagcCAACACACGAAGAAGAACAGTTGAGCAACGATAACTTGGATATACAGCTTATAACAGAAGACTTGTTTGATGATAGTAGACTTGATCTCAACTTCACATTTGACGAGGATTTCTGGACGAAGTTAGATTCAAAACTCACTACTAAGCTAACGTGAATTATCTTGTTTTGTGTATTGAATATTTAATAGATACATATTGGAAAGTTGGCTACACACCAGGGAACTTGAGGTTGATTCACCTCTTGTACCCtatgaagaattgaaatcGCATGTTCTATCAAAGACAGGGACTAGATCTAATCACCAGGTGTATCTGAAATCTTTGTTTTCTCTATCAGTCATGTCAATAAAAGCTGAATTTTCAACCTTCTTGTAGGCGTCTCCCAAAGCATCTCTTTCACTATCTCTTTTTTTGTTGACGGAATAGTTGTAGTACCCAAGGATTGCAATAGTGAACATAGCACCAATGTAGAATCCCACTAAACAGTATTTAGCGGTTGGGTAGTTTGGAGCTTCAGATGCAAGGAATGTTTGTGGACCCACAGCAGAAGAGAAACAGAATCCAACCAAATAAATACCGTTACAAACGACTTTTTTGGTTCTTCCAGCGATATCAGCAGATAAACCAGTAAGAGCTGTGACCATGGAAATTGGCGAGAAACCAATGAGATAGAAACCGGCCAAAGCAGCGTACTTATTCTTGGAAAAACATAACATACACCCACCCATCAAGGCGAAGCAAAGACCGATTAAAGCAACAATTGTTGGGTGTTTAATCAACCTTTTGGAGTTGAGGATACCGATTAGAGACAatccaaagagttgaaccaCCCCAGTTGGAgctttcatcaacaatgcctTTTCAGtatcaaattcaaattctgtattcaacaaaatggaTCCATAAGCAGTGATACCCGAGTTAGGAAGTTCAATACAAATTGCAAGCATGGC is a genomic window containing:
- a CDS encoding uncharacterized protein (COG:P; EggNog:ENOG503NXPC); its protein translation is MEPEGQTKKRRVLAACVKCKSRKKKCDGKLPSCSVCQSLGIPCVYSETNLQVYQTSMIQQIDKINQLEDSMRSLNEELAMLKSGILNSQVNESTNYQEKLQAQAFVDPLLALVKHPPSESLYIGPSAVISKVHAIRKILTNDKDIIKNPLYQIKHKPIEEVREYPPAKGTEDLFVECYLTFSRNRYHFIEKSDVTKIFSKTPLTRDKWETFVTYIVLANGCRMAELAKLAMSPSPKFYFEKAFEMLGQLPVLNPMQQIQVCMSLALYLHYSYDYLNPFVMNVWELSGMAIRKMVQLGYHKARPIDLKTCIQVELEKRLFWSVYAFDRLLTLSLGRPASLPDSEIEVPFPLSLESVDEFSNELILQWQQQQESEADFKLPVTSITYLVETCRVRAIESRINNFAYGEKSQDQEDFNTINNSLEAWISNVPSRKEFSEGLRNEVPFDYLLLLYHRAKLFLLLPKITSSVKTDVANRHSILLQTLTASGGICKAFKKIQRDSIFGFSTFSLHTIFLAGVTLIYCIWAMERPPYIKAHNDLRACSNLLYSFSERASEAEIYRVLFENLAESILYNADVEEPTHEEEQLSNDNLDIQLITEDLFDDSRLDLNFTFDEDFWTKLDSKLTTKLT